The genomic window ATATCGGCCATTTCGTCGCGCACAAGATCGAGGAAATGCAGCCGAAAACGCGGGTGAAGATCATCGAGGCCGATCGGGACAAGGCGATTGCCGCGTCCGAACAGCTGCGTAATACCATTGTCATGCATGGCTCGGCCCTCGATCAGAAAATTCTGATGCAGGCCGACATCCAGGATGCCGATCTTATCGTCACGCTCACCAATAACGACCAGACCAACATTCTCGCCGCCGTGATCGCCAAGCAGCTCGGCTGCAAGTCGAATCTGGCGCTGCTGAACAGTACCTCCTTCCATGATGTCGCCCGCTCGCTCGGGCTCGACGCCTATATCAACCCCCGCGCCGTCACGATCTCCCGCGTGCTGCAGCATGTACGCAAAGGCCGCATCCGCTCGGTTTATGCCGTCCAGCGCGGTTCGGCGGAGGTGATCGAGGCGGAAGCGCTTGAAACATCGCCGCTGGTCGGCCAGTCCTTCCGCGACATCGATATGCCCGAAGGCGTACGCATTGGCGCGATCTATCGCGACGGTGTGGTGATCCGCCCGGATGGCAGCACGAAGATCAAGGCGAAGGATCGCGTCGTGCTGTTTGCCTCCGCCGATGCGGTGCGGGACGTGGAACAACTTTTCCGTGTTTCGATACAATATTTTTGACTGTCCCGAATTGAAAATGCGGGTCAATACTCGTACTGCTCAGGCCGTTTTCGCCGTTGCGGAACGGAACATGATTTGATACCAGAGTTTGAGGTCGGCCAAGCGGGGGACAAGACTCGGCCGGCTTATTATTGATTGATTATTTTCCGGTATCCCTGCCGGCAAAAAAGAAAGAAGCGGCGCCATGGAGGAACGTTCTCAAAACCTTCAGGATCTCTTCCTCAATACCGTTCGTAAGCAAAAGATTTCGCTCACGATTTTCCTGATCAACGGCGTCAAGCTGACGGGCGTTGTCACCTCCTTCGACAATTTCTGCGTGCTTCTGCGCCGCGATGGTCACTCGCAGCTGGTCTACAAGCATGCAATCTCCACCATCATGCCCGGCCAGCCGATGCAGATGTTCGAGAGCGAAGAAGGCGCAGCCTGATCAGGCTCCCTGACGGATATTCGACATAGACTGATGCGGATCGGGAACATTTCCCGTTCCCTCAGGTTAACTCCCATGGCCGCCCGCGCGGATGCGGTCGGCCGTAACATTCTTTCTGGATAAGGCCGAACCCATTTCAACACGCGACACCTCGAACGAATCGATCATTCCGGAGCAGGAAAAGCGCCGCGACGACATGCGCGCGGTCGTTCTTGTACCCGTTCTCAAGCAGCCGCGCGAAAGTCGTGACGCGGCGTCAGCCCCGGCAGCTCCCGGTCGATCCGTCGAAGCCAAGCTTGAGGAAGCGAAGGGTCTGGCGCTTGCCATCGATCTCGAGGTGACCCAGGGGCTCGTCGTTTCGGTCAACCAGCCGCGCCCCGCGACCCTGTTCGGAACGGGCAAGATCGAGGAAATCGGTCATCTTCTGGATGAGACCGATTCCGGCCTGGTGATTGTCGACCATCCGCTGACGCCGGTGCAGCAGCGCAATCTCGAAAAGCAGTGGAACGCCAAGGTCATCGACCGCACCGGCCTGATCCTTGAAATCTTCGGCCGGCGTGCTTCTACCAAGGAAGGCACGCTGCAGGTCGATCTTGCGCATCTGAACTACCAGAAGGGCCGCCTCGTCAGAAGCTGGACCCACCTTGAACGCCAGCGCGGTGGTGCGGGCTTTATGGGCGGTCCGGGTGAAACCCAGATCGAGGCCGATAGACGGTTGCTGCAGGATCGCATCGTGAAACTCGAAAAGGAGCTGGAGCAGGTGGTGCGCACCCGCCAGCTTCACCGCGCCAAGCGCCGCAAGGTGCCGCATCCGATCGTTGCGCTGGTTGGCTATACCAACGCCGGCAAATCCACGCTGTTCAACCGCATCACCGGGGCGGGTGTTCTGGCGGAAGACATGCTGTTCGCCACACTCGACCCGACCTTGCGTCGGATGAAATTGCCGCATGGCCGAACCGTCATCCTGTCGGATACGGTCGGTTTCATCTCCGACCTGCCGACACATCTTGTCGCCGCTTTCCGCGCGACGCTGGAAGAGGTGCTGGAAGCCGATCTTGTTCTGCATGTGCGTGACATGTCCGATCCTGATAATGCCGCCCAGTCGGCAGATGTGCTGCGCATTCTGGGTGATCTCGGCATCGACGAGAAGGAAGCCGAAAAGCGCATCATCGAGGTCTGGAACAAGGTCGATCGTCTGGAGCCGGAAGCGCACGATGCCATCATGCAGCGCGCCGAAGGCCGCTCGGATATACGCGCCGTTTCCGCAATCAC from Agrobacterium tumefaciens includes these protein-coding regions:
- the hfq gene encoding RNA chaperone Hfq — encoded protein: MEERSQNLQDLFLNTVRKQKISLTIFLINGVKLTGVVTSFDNFCVLLRRDGHSQLVYKHAISTIMPGQPMQMFESEEGAA
- the hflX gene encoding GTPase HflX, producing MRSAVTFFLDKAEPISTRDTSNESIIPEQEKRRDDMRAVVLVPVLKQPRESRDAASAPAAPGRSVEAKLEEAKGLALAIDLEVTQGLVVSVNQPRPATLFGTGKIEEIGHLLDETDSGLVIVDHPLTPVQQRNLEKQWNAKVIDRTGLILEIFGRRASTKEGTLQVDLAHLNYQKGRLVRSWTHLERQRGGAGFMGGPGETQIEADRRLLQDRIVKLEKELEQVVRTRQLHRAKRRKVPHPIVALVGYTNAGKSTLFNRITGAGVLAEDMLFATLDPTLRRMKLPHGRTVILSDTVGFISDLPTHLVAAFRATLEEVLEADLVLHVRDMSDPDNAAQSADVLRILGDLGIDEKEAEKRIIEVWNKVDRLEPEAHDAIMQRAEGRSDIRAVSAITGEGVDALMDEISKRLSGVLTETTVVLSVEQLPLISWVYSNSIVDNREDHEDGSVALDVRLSEAQAVELERKLGKTTVREREDWER